A window of Streptomyces armeniacus contains these coding sequences:
- a CDS encoding class I SAM-dependent methyltransferase, which translates to MYTAVNTAAKTAAKSPVNSAVNTTAAPRDYVHGYSDHETRRLADQADTLAALLHTGTAYPTGSRVLEIGCGVGAQTVHLVDGSPGAHLTAVDVSADSLARARARVTAHAPGARVEWARADLFDLPFPDASFDHLFACFVLEHLPDPERALAVLRRVLRPGGTLTVIEGDHGSAFFHPDGAAARTAVGHLVRLQAAAGGDALIGRRLHPLVTAAGYDDVVVRPRTVYADASRPALVEGFTRNTFVAMVEGVRDDALAAALTTRAEWERGMAELRRTAEDDGTFHYTFFKAQAVSPGPPRPRP; encoded by the coding sequence ATGTACACAGCCGTGAACACAGCCGCGAAGACCGCGGCGAAGTCCCCCGTGAACAGCGCCGTGAACACAACCGCCGCTCCCCGCGACTACGTCCACGGGTACTCCGACCACGAGACCCGCCGCCTCGCCGACCAGGCCGACACCCTCGCCGCACTCCTCCACACCGGCACCGCGTACCCCACGGGCAGCCGCGTGCTGGAGATCGGCTGTGGCGTGGGCGCGCAGACGGTGCACCTGGTCGACGGCAGCCCCGGCGCGCACCTCACCGCCGTCGACGTCTCGGCCGACTCCCTCGCGCGGGCCCGCGCCCGCGTGACCGCCCACGCGCCGGGCGCGCGCGTCGAGTGGGCCCGCGCCGACCTCTTCGACCTGCCCTTCCCCGACGCCTCGTTCGACCATCTCTTCGCGTGTTTCGTGCTCGAGCATCTGCCGGATCCGGAACGGGCGTTGGCCGTGCTACGGCGCGTGCTGCGGCCCGGCGGCACGCTGACGGTGATCGAGGGGGACCACGGTTCGGCGTTCTTCCACCCCGACGGTGCCGCAGCGCGCACCGCCGTCGGCCATCTCGTACGGCTGCAGGCCGCCGCGGGCGGCGACGCGCTGATCGGGCGGCGGCTGCACCCGCTGGTGACGGCGGCCGGCTACGACGACGTGGTGGTCCGCCCCCGTACGGTCTACGCCGACGCCTCCCGGCCCGCGCTCGTCGAGGGCTTCACCCGGAACACGTTCGTGGCGATGGTCGAGGGCGTACGCGACGACGCGCTGGCCGCCGCGCTGACCACGCGGGCCGAATGGGAGCGCGGGATGGCGGAGTTGCGCCGGACGGCGGAGGACGACGGCACGTTCCACTACACCTTTTTCAAGGCCCAGGCGGTCAGCCCCGGGCCGCCCCGCCCGCGCCCATGA
- the pspAB gene encoding PspA-associated protein PspAB: MGFLDTLFGRSKPVRPDLDQLFGLPSAAVTLRAAAGFAPTGLGSVCFASVEGGAFAQLRQDVRALLDADTERGGIPVEFSQDTYGYTWLLSRHPADEPESTVNDLHAVNTLLQDGGFGPQLLCSLMGFERTADGRPLALVYLYKRGTFYPFAPLPGGAEKRDNALELEIRATVADDLRVEPDLSRWFPVWGAPGL; this comes from the coding sequence ATGGGCTTCCTGGACACCCTCTTCGGCCGGTCCAAGCCGGTACGGCCCGACCTCGACCAGCTGTTCGGTCTCCCCTCCGCGGCGGTCACGCTGCGGGCGGCGGCCGGTTTCGCCCCGACCGGCCTCGGGTCGGTCTGCTTCGCCAGCGTCGAGGGCGGCGCCTTCGCGCAACTGCGGCAGGACGTACGGGCGCTGCTGGACGCGGACACCGAACGGGGCGGCATCCCGGTCGAGTTCAGCCAGGACACGTACGGCTACACCTGGTTGCTCTCCCGCCACCCCGCCGACGAGCCCGAGTCCACCGTCAACGACCTGCACGCCGTCAACACCCTCCTCCAGGACGGCGGCTTCGGCCCGCAGCTCCTCTGCTCCCTGATGGGCTTCGAGCGCACCGCCGACGGCCGCCCCCTCGCCCTCGTCTACCTCTACAAGCGCGGCACCTTCTACCCCTTCGCCCCGCTCCCCGGCGGCGCCGAGAAACGGGACAACGCGCTGGAACTGGAGATCCGCGCGACCGTCGCGGACGACCTCCGCGTCGAGCCGGACCTGTCCCGCTGGTTCCCGGTCTGGGGCGCGCCGGGGCTGTAG
- a CDS encoding YceI family protein — protein MTSETGTHTSTSTSTSTTTSVSPSVSTPEPADLPLAPGRWALDPYHSAVGFVIRHLGISKVRGHFARFDAELTVGSTVDDCAVTATVAVDSIDTGNADRDAHVLAPDMLDVARRPTLAFRSTRIRGEGADWVLEGELTLGDVTRNVTFDVEFGGAEDSLADGRRHAGFEANGEIRRSDFGLDFAPGILGDVLKIQLDLQFVAPEPQDA, from the coding sequence ATGACTTCGGAAACCGGCACCCACACCAGTACGTCCACCAGCACGTCCACCACTACGTCCGTCAGCCCGTCCGTCAGCACGCCCGAGCCCGCCGATCTGCCGCTGGCGCCCGGCCGGTGGGCGCTCGACCCGTACCACTCCGCCGTCGGCTTCGTGATCCGCCACCTCGGGATCTCGAAGGTGCGCGGCCACTTCGCCCGGTTCGACGCCGAGTTGACGGTCGGCAGCACCGTCGACGACTGCGCGGTCACGGCCACCGTCGCCGTCGACTCGATCGACACCGGCAACGCCGACCGCGACGCGCACGTCCTGGCCCCCGACATGCTCGACGTCGCCCGCCGCCCCACGCTGGCCTTCCGCTCGACCCGTATCCGCGGTGAGGGCGCCGACTGGGTGCTGGAGGGCGAACTGACCCTGGGCGACGTCACGCGGAACGTGACGTTCGACGTCGAGTTCGGGGGCGCGGAGGACTCCCTCGCGGACGGCCGCCGGCACGCCGGGTTCGAGGCGAACGGTGAGATACGGCGCAGCGACTTCGGCCTCGACTTCGCGCCGGGCATCCTCGGGGACGTGCTGAAGATCCAGCTCGACCTGCAGTTCGTGGCACCGGAGCCGCAGGACGCTTAA
- a CDS encoding helix-turn-helix transcriptional regulator, whose protein sequence is MSQNELGAFLRSRREAVTPAEVGLPGGTRRRTPGLRRAELATLAGVSVEYLARLEQGRDRNPSAQVLGALSEALRLTGEERQHLRRLVKAYDSSTLALCPSSPPPPSRTVRPTVRTLLDQLEPSPAALVNRIGDLLAYTSGYEQLARPLGLLDADPPNLTRYVFTDERARAAYPEWERMADEQIAGLKTVLTLHDPHAQELCDELTVTAGRPFADRLESVTDLPRRTGVERLSHPGAGELRLAYEILGLPDADDQHLIVHLPADDATSAALDRLTGRQPGALRVVSG, encoded by the coding sequence GTGAGCCAGAACGAGCTGGGCGCGTTCCTCCGCTCCCGCCGGGAGGCCGTGACACCCGCCGAGGTGGGGCTGCCCGGCGGCACCCGTCGCCGTACACCCGGGCTGCGCAGAGCGGAACTGGCCACGCTGGCCGGGGTCAGCGTGGAGTATCTGGCGCGCCTCGAGCAGGGGCGCGACCGCAACCCGTCGGCGCAGGTGCTGGGCGCGCTGTCGGAGGCACTGCGCCTGACCGGTGAGGAGCGGCAGCATCTGCGCCGCCTCGTCAAGGCGTACGACAGCAGCACCCTGGCCCTCTGCCCGTCGTCGCCGCCCCCGCCGAGCCGTACGGTGCGGCCGACCGTGCGGACGCTGCTCGACCAGCTGGAGCCGTCGCCCGCCGCCCTGGTCAACCGGATCGGCGACCTCCTCGCGTACACCTCCGGGTACGAGCAACTCGCCCGTCCCCTCGGCCTGCTGGACGCGGACCCGCCCAACCTCACGCGGTACGTCTTCACCGACGAGCGCGCCCGCGCCGCGTACCCCGAGTGGGAGCGGATGGCCGACGAGCAGATCGCGGGCCTCAAGACCGTGCTGACGCTGCACGATCCGCACGCGCAGGAGCTGTGCGACGAGCTGACGGTCACCGCGGGGCGGCCGTTCGCCGACCGGCTGGAGAGCGTGACCGACCTGCCCCGCCGTACGGGCGTCGAGCGGCTGTCGCACCCGGGCGCGGGCGAGCTGCGGCTCGCGTACGAGATCCTCGGGCTGCCGGACGCAGACGACCAGCACCTGATCGTCCACCTCCCGGCGGACGACGCCACGTCGGCCGCCCTCGACCGGCTCACGGGCCGCCAGCCGGGCGCGCTGCGCGTGGTCAGCGGCTGA
- a CDS encoding type I polyketide synthase yields MLTGVGRLHVDGLSPDWGVLFAGARTVALPTYAFQRQRFWLEPSDPGGTSGGQARATDSAFWAAVEQGDVDQLARSLDLDRSLLAPVVPALADWHRDRQQHATTQSWRYRELWKPLGALPDAPAPSGRWLVVVPEGLGTEDPLLCGLLEALGTTEAYAPRTLALGAGHDREEVARLLHGALGDATEATVGVLSLLGLTGEVPVRLALTNHLVQALAGRDDPLPLWAVTTGAVSTGRSDRLRDPYQAAVWGLGRGAALEHPAVWAGLIDLPEQPDVRAWARLRAVLSDTPENELAIRTSGVLARRIVRAPAAEGADGTPGTPGPALAHAGTTLITGGTGTIGVQLARRLAGEGARHLLLVSRRGPDTPGIDATVAELTELGAQVTVAACDPADRDALAGLLAEVPADRPLTAVYHAAGVLDDGMLHTLDEGRFAAVLRAKLDAAVQLDELTRGADLTAFVLFSSIAGALGSVGQANYAAANAALDALAQRRHAEGLPALSVAWGPWAGGGMAEDPAVLARLRRGGLTPMEPAPALAVLGAALREGETQLVVSDIDWGTLAAGQRTAGEQTAGQQGGVRPLFRELPEAAAAATTGDTPGTDLRGRLRPLEPAERERELLRLVRERAAAVLGYPGPEAVEPGRAFQDLGIDSLTAVELRNALTAESGLTLSATLVFDHPTPAALAGHLLAELLGDEGAVAGTPAGTGDTPGAVDEPVAIVAMSCRMPGDITSPEQLWDLVASGADAIGNFPEDRGWDTDALYDPDSRRSGTSYTSRGGFLPGAAEFDPAFFGISPREALAMDPQQRLLLETSWEAVERAGIDPHTLRGSRSGLFVGCAYQGYGAAADDVPEDVHGHLLTGSAGSVASGRIAYTLGLEGPAVTVDTACSSSLVALHLAAQALRSGECDLALAGGVTVMSTPASFVEFSRQGGLAPDGRCKAFADEADGTVWSEGVGMLLVERLSDARAKGHEVLAVVRGSAVNQDGASNGLTAPNGPSQQRVIRAALAQAGLTPDDVDAVEAHGTGTPLGDPIEAQALLATYGRERDAERPLWLGSVKSNVGHTQAAAGVAGIIKMVQAMHHERLPRTLYADAPSSHVDWSAGGGAVRLLSEPVEWPVREGHVRQAGVSSFGLSGTNAHVIIAAPDAENAHRTEAPQPVGTTGDAEWVPWLLSARSADALRAQAAQLAARLAGTDDDAYDVARALATTRSRFEHRAVVVGAERDELLAAIEALANGEPHAHAVAGTALGEGKSAFVFAGQGAQRLGMGRELYEAFPVFAEAFDEVCAHLDGELERPLRDVVFGADAGALSETGFTQPALFAFEVALFRLVESWGVRPDFLVGHSIGELAAAYVAGVWSLADVCRLVAARGRLMQALPSGGGMVAVEASEGEVLPLLEGRTDRVSIAALNGPQSTVVSGAEDAVEEIAGHFRSEGRRTSRLSVSHAFHSPLMEPMLADFQRVAESVEFREPVLPVVSNLTGELATAEELCSPEYWVRHVREAVRFADGVTTLAEHGVQRFVEIGPDGTLTAMAQASVPAEAALVPLLRKDRPEAQALLSGLASAFVRGEHVDWTALFAGRFGRTVALPTYPFQRERYWLVQRPSAGGGAGGASAELDAPFWDAVEKDDLESLAGELAIDRSAPWGEALPALASWRQRRRAQSEVDGWRYRVTWQPLTGTPGAGQLTGRWLLLAPESAELPEGLDGLADALGTGVETVSVPSGADRTVLADRLRAALSAEGAEPVSGVLSLLACAAPAADGTGRVPAGLRETVALVQALGDAELGAPLWTLTHGAVSTSRTEAVADPATAGVWGLGRVVALEHPERWGGLVDLPSRADDRTVARLAAVLEGASGEDQVALRASGALVRRVVRAGVPEGSVREWTPGGTVLITGGTGALGAQVARWVVERGAEHVVLTSRRGAEAPGASDLERELAASGARVSLVACDVTDRDAVAKLLAEHPVNAVVHAAGALDVGTVDELNEDALAAVWHGKVQGALHLHELLGTQELDAFVVFSSIAGVWGSGGQAAYAAANAALDALVEARRTEGLAGTSVAWGPWAEAGMAADDDAQEQLRRRGLNPLAPEGGLRALQRTLDVQDGCVVVADVDWTRFAAAFTSRRSAPLFAELPEAADASARAEGGPAADGEAGSELLRRLADASAEERGETVLTVVRSCAARALGYGDPKAVEAQRAFKDLGFDSLTAVELRNQLSAETGVALPATLVFDHPTPADLARHVTDQLFSEETEDGAAVIADLERIATAISRFSPDYDARPVIEARLRRMLSELGASTQDEQKAEVSQQLDTASDDEIFDFINQELGRS; encoded by the coding sequence TTGCTGACGGGTGTCGGCCGGCTGCATGTGGATGGTCTGTCGCCGGACTGGGGTGTGCTGTTCGCGGGTGCCCGTACGGTTGCGCTGCCCACGTACGCCTTCCAGCGGCAGCGTTTCTGGCTTGAGCCGTCCGACCCCGGCGGCACCTCCGGCGGTCAGGCTCGGGCGACGGATTCCGCGTTCTGGGCCGCCGTCGAGCAGGGGGACGTCGATCAGCTCGCGCGGAGTCTCGACCTGGACCGTTCGCTGCTGGCGCCGGTCGTGCCCGCGCTCGCGGACTGGCACCGGGACCGGCAGCAGCACGCGACCACGCAGTCCTGGCGTTACCGCGAGCTGTGGAAGCCGCTCGGCGCACTGCCCGACGCGCCCGCGCCGTCCGGACGCTGGCTGGTCGTCGTACCCGAAGGGCTCGGCACGGAAGACCCGCTCCTCTGCGGCCTGTTGGAGGCCCTGGGCACCACGGAGGCGTATGCGCCCCGCACGCTGGCGCTCGGCGCGGGCCACGACCGCGAAGAGGTCGCCCGCCTGCTGCACGGCGCGCTCGGCGACGCCACAGAAGCCACCGTCGGTGTTCTGTCGCTGCTGGGCCTCACCGGCGAGGTTCCCGTACGGCTCGCCCTCACCAACCACCTCGTTCAGGCGCTGGCCGGGCGCGACGACCCGCTGCCGCTGTGGGCTGTGACCACGGGGGCGGTCTCCACGGGGCGTTCGGACCGGCTTCGTGACCCGTACCAGGCCGCCGTCTGGGGCCTCGGGCGCGGCGCCGCGCTGGAACACCCCGCCGTGTGGGCCGGTCTGATCGACCTGCCCGAGCAGCCGGACGTACGGGCGTGGGCGCGCCTCCGCGCCGTACTGTCCGACACGCCCGAGAACGAACTCGCCATCCGTACCAGCGGCGTGCTCGCCCGCCGTATCGTCCGCGCCCCCGCCGCCGAAGGCGCCGACGGCACACCCGGCACGCCGGGCCCCGCCCTCGCCCACGCCGGCACCACGCTGATCACCGGCGGCACCGGCACCATCGGCGTCCAGCTCGCCCGCAGGCTCGCCGGGGAGGGCGCGCGGCACCTGCTGCTCGTGAGCCGCCGAGGCCCCGACACGCCCGGCATCGACGCGACCGTCGCCGAACTCACCGAACTGGGCGCCCAGGTCACCGTCGCCGCCTGCGACCCCGCCGACCGCGACGCGCTCGCCGGCCTCCTGGCGGAGGTGCCCGCCGACCGGCCGCTGACCGCCGTCTACCACGCCGCCGGTGTCCTCGACGACGGCATGCTGCACACGCTGGACGAGGGGCGTTTCGCGGCTGTTCTGCGCGCGAAGCTCGACGCGGCGGTGCAGCTGGACGAGTTGACGCGGGGCGCGGACCTGACCGCGTTCGTGCTGTTCTCGTCGATCGCCGGGGCGCTCGGCTCGGTCGGGCAGGCAAACTACGCCGCCGCCAACGCCGCACTCGACGCCCTCGCCCAGCGCCGCCACGCCGAGGGGCTGCCCGCGCTCTCCGTGGCCTGGGGCCCGTGGGCGGGCGGCGGCATGGCCGAGGACCCCGCCGTCCTCGCGCGGCTGCGGCGCGGCGGACTCACCCCGATGGAGCCCGCGCCCGCACTGGCCGTTCTCGGTGCGGCGCTGCGGGAGGGCGAGACGCAGCTCGTCGTCTCCGACATCGACTGGGGCACGCTGGCCGCCGGACAACGGACGGCGGGAGAGCAGACGGCGGGGCAGCAGGGCGGCGTACGCCCGCTGTTCCGCGAACTGCCCGAAGCCGCGGCGGCCGCGACCACGGGCGACACGCCCGGGACCGACCTGCGCGGCAGGCTCCGCCCGCTGGAACCCGCCGAGCGTGAACGGGAGTTGCTGCGCCTCGTACGGGAGCGTGCCGCCGCCGTGCTCGGCTACCCCGGCCCGGAGGCCGTCGAGCCCGGACGCGCCTTCCAGGACCTGGGCATCGACTCGCTCACCGCCGTCGAACTGCGCAACGCCCTCACCGCCGAGTCCGGCCTCACGTTGTCCGCCACCCTCGTCTTCGACCACCCGACCCCGGCCGCGCTCGCCGGCCACCTGCTCGCCGAACTGCTCGGCGACGAGGGTGCGGTGGCGGGCACGCCGGCCGGAACGGGCGACACGCCCGGCGCCGTCGACGAGCCCGTCGCCATCGTCGCCATGAGCTGCCGTATGCCCGGCGACATCACCTCGCCCGAGCAGCTGTGGGACCTGGTGGCCTCCGGCGCGGACGCCATCGGCAACTTCCCCGAGGACCGGGGCTGGGACACGGACGCGCTGTACGACCCGGACTCCCGGCGCAGCGGCACCAGTTACACCTCACGCGGCGGCTTCCTGCCGGGCGCCGCCGAGTTCGACCCGGCGTTCTTCGGCATCTCGCCGCGCGAGGCGCTCGCGATGGACCCGCAGCAGCGGCTGCTGCTGGAGACATCCTGGGAGGCCGTCGAACGGGCGGGCATCGACCCGCACACGCTGCGCGGCAGCCGCAGCGGCCTGTTCGTCGGCTGCGCGTACCAGGGCTACGGCGCGGCCGCCGACGACGTACCCGAGGACGTGCACGGCCACCTGCTGACCGGCAGCGCGGGTAGCGTCGCGTCGGGCCGCATCGCGTACACGCTGGGCCTGGAGGGCCCGGCGGTGACGGTGGACACGGCGTGTTCCTCGTCGCTCGTGGCGCTCCACCTGGCCGCACAGGCGCTGCGCAGCGGCGAGTGCGATCTGGCGCTCGCGGGCGGCGTGACGGTGATGTCGACACCCGCGTCCTTCGTGGAGTTCAGCCGCCAGGGCGGACTGGCGCCCGACGGGCGGTGCAAGGCGTTCGCCGACGAGGCCGACGGCACCGTGTGGTCGGAGGGCGTCGGCATGCTCCTCGTGGAGCGCCTGTCGGACGCCCGCGCGAAGGGGCACGAGGTGCTGGCCGTCGTACGCGGCTCCGCCGTCAACCAGGACGGCGCGTCGAACGGTCTCACGGCCCCCAATGGGCCTTCGCAGCAGCGCGTGATCCGTGCGGCGCTCGCCCAGGCGGGGCTGACACCGGATGACGTGGACGCGGTGGAGGCGCACGGCACCGGAACGCCGTTGGGTGACCCGATCGAGGCGCAGGCGCTGCTTGCCACGTACGGGCGCGAGCGGGACGCGGAACGGCCGCTGTGGCTCGGCTCGGTGAAGTCCAACGTCGGGCACACGCAGGCCGCCGCCGGTGTCGCCGGAATCATCAAGATGGTGCAGGCGATGCACCACGAGCGGCTGCCGCGGACGCTGTACGCGGACGCACCCTCCTCCCACGTGGACTGGTCGGCGGGCGGCGGTGCCGTACGGCTGCTCAGCGAGCCGGTGGAGTGGCCCGTACGGGAGGGGCACGTACGGCAGGCCGGCGTGTCGTCGTTCGGGCTCAGCGGCACCAACGCGCATGTGATCATCGCGGCACCCGACGCGGAAAACGCGCACCGTACGGAGGCGCCGCAGCCCGTCGGCACCACGGGCGACGCCGAGTGGGTGCCGTGGCTGCTGTCCGCGCGGAGCGCGGACGCGCTCCGCGCACAGGCGGCACAACTGGCCGCGCGACTCGCCGGAACGGACGACGACGCGTACGACGTGGCGCGTGCGCTGGCGACGACCCGTTCGCGTTTCGAGCACCGTGCGGTGGTCGTCGGCGCGGAGCGCGACGAACTGCTCGCGGCTATTGAGGCGTTGGCGAACGGCGAGCCGCACGCGCACGCGGTGGCGGGTACGGCGCTGGGCGAGGGCAAGTCGGCGTTTGTATTTGCGGGTCAGGGTGCGCAGCGGCTGGGGATGGGGCGTGAGCTGTATGAGGCGTTCCCGGTGTTTGCGGAGGCCTTTGATGAGGTGTGTGCGCATCTGGATGGGGAGCTTGAGCGGCCGCTGCGGGATGTTGTTTTCGGTGCGGATGCTGGTGCGCTGAGTGAGACCGGGTTTACGCAGCCTGCGTTGTTCGCGTTCGAGGTGGCGCTGTTCCGGCTGGTCGAATCCTGGGGTGTGCGTCCGGACTTCCTGGTGGGTCATTCCATTGGTGAGTTGGCGGCGGCGTATGTGGCGGGTGTGTGGTCGCTTGCGGATGTGTGCCGTCTGGTTGCTGCCCGTGGGCGGTTGATGCAGGCGCTTCCCTCCGGTGGCGGAATGGTTGCCGTCGAAGCGTCCGAGGGTGAGGTGCTGCCGCTGTTGGAGGGGCGCACCGACCGGGTGTCGATCGCCGCTCTGAACGGGCCGCAGTCCACGGTGGTTTCGGGTGCCGAGGATGCGGTGGAGGAGATCGCGGGGCACTTCCGTTCGGAGGGTCGCCGTACGAGTCGTCTCTCTGTCAGCCACGCCTTCCACTCCCCGCTCATGGAGCCGATGCTGGCGGACTTCCAGCGCGTCGCGGAGTCGGTCGAGTTCCGCGAACCCGTCCTCCCCGTGGTGTCGAACCTGACGGGCGAACTCGCCACGGCGGAGGAGCTGTGCTCGCCCGAGTATTGGGTGCGGCATGTGCGTGAGGCGGTGCGCTTCGCGGACGGTGTGACCACGCTGGCCGAACATGGCGTGCAGCGTTTCGTGGAGATCGGCCCGGACGGCACGCTGACGGCGATGGCGCAGGCCTCCGTCCCGGCCGAGGCGGCACTCGTACCGTTGCTGCGGAAGGACCGCCCCGAGGCGCAGGCGCTGCTGTCCGGTCTCGCGAGTGCCTTCGTACGCGGTGAACACGTTGACTGGACGGCGCTGTTCGCCGGTCGCTTCGGCCGTACGGTCGCGCTGCCCACGTACCCCTTCCAGCGCGAGCGCTACTGGCTCGTCCAGCGGCCCTCCGCCGGAGGCGGCGCAGGGGGCGCGTCGGCGGAGTTGGACGCGCCATTCTGGGACGCCGTCGAGAAGGACGATCTCGAGTCGCTGGCCGGTGAGCTGGCCATCGACCGGTCCGCCCCCTGGGGCGAGGCGCTGCCCGCTCTGGCGTCGTGGCGGCAGCGCCGCCGCGCCCAGTCCGAGGTGGACGGCTGGCGCTACCGCGTGACCTGGCAGCCGCTCACCGGCACGCCCGGCGCCGGACAGCTCACCGGCCGCTGGCTGCTGCTGGCCCCGGAGAGCGCGGAGCTGCCCGAGGGCCTGGACGGTCTCGCGGATGCTCTCGGTACGGGCGTCGAGACGGTCTCCGTGCCTTCCGGCGCCGACCGTACGGTGCTCGCCGACCGGCTGCGAGCCGCGCTGTCGGCCGAGGGCGCGGAGCCCGTGAGCGGCGTCCTGTCGCTCCTGGCCTGTGCTGCCCCCGCAGCGGACGGCACGGGACGCGTTCCGGCGGGTCTGCGGGAGACGGTGGCGCTCGTACAGGCGCTCGGTGACGCTGAGTTGGGCGCGCCCCTGTGGACGCTGACGCACGGTGCTGTCTCCACCTCCCGTACGGAGGCCGTCGCCGACCCGGCCACCGCCGGAGTGTGGGGTCTGGGCCGTGTGGTGGCGCTGGAACACCCGGAGCGGTGGGGCGGTCTGGTGGACCTGCCCTCGCGCGCTGACGACCGTACGGTGGCGCGTCTCGCCGCCGTGCTGGAAGGCGCGTCCGGCGAGGATCAGGTGGCGCTGCGTGCGTCCGGTGCCCTCGTACGGCGCGTCGTGCGGGCGGGTGTGCCGGAGGGTTCCGTACGGGAGTGGACGCCGGGCGGCACCGTACTGATCACAGGTGGCACTGGCGCGCTGGGCGCGCAGGTGGCCCGCTGGGTGGTCGAGCGGGGTGCCGAGCACGTCGTACTGACCAGCCGCCGCGGTGCCGAAGCGCCCGGCGCGTCCGACCTCGAACGCGAACTCGCGGCGTCAGGCGCCCGCGTGTCCCTCGTCGCCTGCGACGTCACCGACCGCGACGCCGTCGCCAAGCTGCTCGCCGAGCACCCGGTGAACGCGGTGGTCCACGCGGCGGGCGCACTCGACGTCGGCACGGTCGACGAGCTGAACGAGGACGCACTGGCCGCCGTGTGGCACGGCAAGGTGCAGGGCGCCCTCCACCTCCACGAACTGCTGGGCACCCAGGAATTGGACGCGTTCGTCGTGTTCTCGTCCATCGCCGGTGTGTGGGGGAGCGGCGGCCAGGCGGCGTACGCGGCCGCAAATGCCGCTCTGGACGCGCTCGTCGAGGCGCGCCGTACGGAAGGGCTCGCCGGTACGTCCGTGGCCTGGGGCCCCTGGGCCGAGGCGGGCATGGCGGCCGACGACGACGCGCAGGAACAGCTGCGCCGCCGCGGCCTCAACCCGCTGGCCCCCGAGGGCGGGCTGCGCGCACTGCAGCGCACCCTCGACGTACAGGACGGCTGCGTGGTCGTCGCCGACGTCGACTGGACGCGCTTCGCCGCCGCCTTCACCAGCCGCCGCAGCGCACCCCTGTTCGCCGAACTCCCCGAGGCGGCGGACGCCTCCGCGCGCGCGGAGGGCGGCCCCGCCGCGGACGGCGAGGCCGGAAGCGAACTCCTGCGGCGCCTCGCCGACGCCTCCGCCGAGGAACGGGGCGAGACGGTGCTCACCGTCGTACGGTCCTGCGCCGCCCGCGCGCTCGGCTACGGCGACCCGAAGGCGGTGGAGGCACAGCGCGCCTTCAAGGATCTCGGCTTCGACTCGCTGACCGCCGTCGAGCTGCGCAACCAGCTCAGCGCGGAGACCGGAGTGGCGCTCCCCGCCACCCTCGTCTTCGACCACCCGACGCCGGCGGATCTGGCGCGGCACGTCACTGACCAGCTCTTCTCGGAGGAGACCGAGGACGGTGCGGCGGTGATCGCGGATCTGGAGAGGATCGCCACAGCGATTTCAAGATTTTCCCCAGACTACGACGCCCGGCCGGTCATCGAGGCCCGTCTACGACGCATGCTGTCGGAGCTAGGTGCCTCGACTCAGGACGAACAGAAGGCCGAGGTCTCCCAGCAGCTGGACACGGCCTCGGACGACGAGATCTTCGATTTCATCAATCAGGAACTCGGACGCTCCTGA
- the htpX gene encoding zinc metalloprotease HtpX: MAAARTRFAPDRGLTSRMTATMFLIGLLYVVFVGALIALAKGAWPLIVLVAGGLFIAQFWFSDRIAAYSMGAREVTPEQAPELHGAVDRLCALADMPKPRVAIAESDIPNAFATGRNQENALVCATTGLLRRLEPEELEGVLAHELSHVAHRDVAVMTIASFLGVLAGTITRIALWTGLVGGGRNNNNPLLLLIPLVSAVVYVISYLLTRLLSRYRELTADRAAALLTGRPSALAAALTKISGQMARIPTRDLRKAEPFNAFYFVPAFSGRQSLGRLLSSHPTLEQRLNQLSHISAQLGRP, from the coding sequence ATGGCAGCAGCGCGTACCCGCTTCGCCCCGGACCGGGGGCTGACCAGCCGCATGACGGCCACCATGTTCCTGATCGGACTGCTGTACGTGGTCTTCGTCGGCGCGCTGATCGCGCTGGCGAAGGGCGCCTGGCCGCTGATCGTGCTGGTCGCGGGCGGGCTGTTCATCGCGCAGTTCTGGTTCAGCGACCGGATCGCGGCGTACAGCATGGGCGCCCGCGAGGTCACCCCCGAGCAGGCACCCGAGCTGCACGGCGCCGTGGACCGGCTGTGCGCGCTGGCGGACATGCCGAAGCCGCGCGTCGCCATCGCCGAGTCGGACATCCCCAACGCGTTCGCCACCGGCCGCAACCAGGAGAACGCCCTCGTTTGCGCCACCACGGGCCTGCTGCGGCGGCTGGAGCCGGAGGAGCTGGAAGGCGTGCTCGCGCACGAGCTGTCGCACGTGGCGCACCGCGACGTGGCGGTGATGACGATCGCGTCGTTCCTCGGCGTGCTGGCCGGCACCATCACGCGGATCGCGCTGTGGACCGGCCTCGTGGGCGGCGGCCGTAACAACAACAACCCGCTGCTCCTCCTCATACCGCTGGTCAGCGCCGTCGTATACGTGATCAGCTACCTGCTGACGCGGCTGCTCTCGCGCTACCGCGAGCTGACCGCGGACCGGGCCGCCGCGCTGCTGACCGGCCGACCGTCGGCGCTGGCCGCGGCGCTGACGAAGATCAGCGGGCAGATGGCCCGGATCCCGACGCGGGACCTGCGCAAGGCCGAGCCGTTCAACGCCTTCTACTTCGTGCCCGCCTTCTCCGGCCGCCAGAGCCTGGGTCGGCTGCTCTCCTCGCACCCGACCCTCGAGCAGCGCCTGAACCAGCTGAGCCACATCTCGGCGCAGCTGGGCCGCCCGTAA